Proteins from one Gemmatimonadaceae bacterium genomic window:
- a CDS encoding GDSL-type esterase/lipase family protein — protein sequence MSAGQSYARYIALGDSMSIDLYPALDAGEIDVAVALERRVDAGAVAPLGAASLLYKNSEERWPDDLGNDLSSLYPGIEFQNLASDGATVGDVFGEQMPLLEDSTAPTLITLTLGGNDLLSAYGSRPARKLLDRIVDDIAEAYDFLVDQLRAKYQNGTLIVATVYDPSDQTGKIPGVYDEVGKLPLDVLDKLNDHIRSLAAGTPGVMLADVYARFLGHGVTAAEADRWYWKRSLIEPNARGASEIRHLWLDLIAK from the coding sequence ATGAGCGCGGGCCAGTCCTACGCCAGGTACATCGCGCTGGGCGACTCGATGTCGATCGACCTCTATCCCGCGCTCGACGCCGGCGAGATCGACGTTGCGGTGGCCCTCGAGCGCCGCGTCGATGCCGGCGCCGTCGCGCCGCTTGGCGCCGCATCGCTCTTGTACAAGAACTCTGAAGAGCGCTGGCCGGACGATCTCGGCAACGATCTGTCGTCGCTCTATCCGGGCATCGAGTTTCAGAACCTCGCTTCGGACGGCGCGACGGTCGGCGACGTGTTCGGCGAGCAAATGCCCCTGCTCGAGGACAGCACCGCCCCGACGCTGATCACGCTCACGCTCGGCGGCAATGATCTGTTGAGCGCGTACGGCAGCCGTCCCGCGCGAAAGCTCCTCGATCGCATCGTGGACGACATCGCCGAGGCGTACGACTTTCTCGTCGATCAGCTGCGGGCGAAGTATCAAAACGGGACGTTGATCGTTGCCACGGTGTATGATCCGTCCGACCAGACCGGGAAGATTCCAGGCGTCTACGATGAGGTGGGCAAGCTGCCGCTCGACGTCCTCGACAAGCTGAACGACCACATCCGCTCTCTTGCGGCCGGGACGCCCGGCGTCATGCTCGCTGACGTGTACGCGCGGTTTCTCGGACACGGGGTGACGGCCGCCGAGGCCGACCGGTGGTACTGGAAGCGCTCGCTCATCGAACCCAATGCGCGCGGCGCGAGCGAGATTCGCCATCTATGGCTGGATCTGATCGCGAAGTAG